The segment GCCCGTTATGCAGCTTAATAAACTCCGTCACTGTTTGGGGACTCGATACGTCGAGGTGCTTAGTTGAGTTTTTCATGTAATACCGCTAGCACACCTCAAACAGTGACTTTGCTCAACTGCATGGATTGGGCTTCAGGCGGAGGGGGCACCGAACTGTCATTGGACGCGGGAACCTGCTGAAGCAGGAACTCCATGCTCCCAGGCGTCCGCCCCCCGTACCGAGTTCCGCCTTCAGGCGGAGGGGACACCGATGTGACATTGGACGCGGGAACCTGCTGAAGCAGGAATTCCATGCACCGAGACGTCCGCCTTCAGGTGCCCCGCCCTGGGATGGCTCTCTGTTAGTTAGATGGCCATCCCTAGGCGCGGGTCTCGCGGAGCGCCTTCTTAGCGTCGCCTCGCGCCCAGAACCAAGCGATAATCACGCTGATTTCATAGAGCAGATGCAACGGAGCGGCAAACAGCAGCATCGTGAACGGATCGCCGGAAGGAGTCACCACCGCGCCAATCACCAAATTGATCACAAAGGCGTAGGCCCGGAAGTTCGAGAGCTTCTTGTAGTCCAGCAGACCAATCTTCACCAGCACCAGGATCACCACCGGGATCTCAAAACAGATGCCCATACCGAGGAGGAACTTGGTCACAAAGCTGATGTAATCCTCCGCCCGCCATTCGTCGGCGGCAAACCCCATCCAGACCGCAATATCGACCGAGGCCATCAACGCGACACCCGTCACTACAAAGTACGCGAACAGGACACCCAAAATGAACAACCCGGCCCCAAATCCCACCGCTTGATAGAGGATCTTCTTCTCGTGAACGTGCAGTGCCGGCAGGACAAACTGCCCCACAAAAAGAATGACCAGTGGAGCGGAAAGAATCAGTCCGCCGAACAAGGCCAATTTCAGCATCACCATGACGGGAGCCATCGGTCCAAACATCTTCAACCTCGGGGCTGTGGAGGGAACGAAGGGCACGACATCAGGTTGCAAGGTCAGAAGCCAGTTGCTGCCGATCAGACTCGGGACGAGATTGAGTGAGGCAACACGGTTGCTTCCCGTGTTATTGGTAATCCCGAGCACCGAAGCCGGAAGGACTCCCACCTGATTGGTTCCGAGATGAAGGGGAATAAGCTCGGTGTTTGGCTTCTTGGCCATGACTCCAAGCGGATGATTGAGCGGGAATTCCAGGATCGCGGTGAGATAGTTCGAGCCGATCATACAGACCAGCATCGAAATGAGGATGGTCACTAAGCACTTAATGAGAGTCCATCTCAGGTCCTCAAGGTGCTCGAGAAAGGACTTGATTGGCCCCCCACCCTCTTCCTCAGCATACTCGTCAAGCTGGGAAGGAGAAACCTCGTCCCTTTCAGAATCCATGGAGCGTCAGAACCGTGACCGATTAAACTTTGGGCTGCTCACCAGGGTGATCGGCCGAAGTGCTCTTGGAGACCGTCTCGGCTGGAGGAAGTGTCCGTTTGGGAGGAGGAGGGGGCTCCTCTTCAATGGCTCGTTGCAAGTCATCCTGAACCTCGCGCGTCGCCTTTTTAAATTCCTTGATGCCGCTGCCCAGCCCCTTGGCCAGTTCAGGGATCTTCTTGGCTCCAAAAAGAACCAAGACCACTACCAAAATTCCAATAATTTCAGGCCAGCCTAACATAAATCAATCCAGTTTACTTGAGCCATCACCTCGTGCAAAAGCTCGAACAGAGTTCTTACGGACGCGCGGAAAACACTAAGCTAGAAGCTCCGAACAAAAAATCAAGAGAGCCGGACCCCCAGGGCTTTCCAACCCAGGATTTGAGTTCAGATCTTTGATCGAGCGGACGTCCCCTCAACGCTTCAGCTTCCCGGCTCTGGTTAATGGAAATCAGCTCACTCAGAAAGCCTCGAAGCAGCTCCTCCAAGCAAGGCTATCCAGAGCCTGCACTCCTAACTACTCCGGAGTCTCTTCGCGCGTGGCTTTCTTGAACTCCTTGATGCCGCTGCCCAGCCCCTTCATGAGATCGGGAAGCTTCTTGGCCCCAAAAAGAATCATCACCACCACCAGGAGAGCGATAATCTCTGGCCAACCGAGGAGAGCCAACATGCAAGTGTTCATATCAGTAACTTAACCTAGGCGATTGAACCCAGGTAGTAAAGCGAGGTTTTGACGTCGCTGAAGCACGCCCGCTTCAGCGAATCGCTCATTTCGGCGTCAGCAGCACAAAATCACCGCGACGATTCTTGCTCCAGGCCGTCTCGTCGTGCCCCGGGTCTACCGGCTTATCCTCACCAAAACTGATCGTCCGAATCCGTTCAGCCCCAACGCCCTCCCGTACCAAATACTCCCGAATAGACTGCGCGCGTTTCTCTCCCAGCGAGCGATTATACTCCTCGGTGCCCCGCTCGTCGCAGTGGCCATCGATTTCCATCAGGT is part of the Verrucomicrobiales bacterium genome and harbors:
- a CDS encoding twin-arginine translocase TatA/TatE family subunit translates to MLALLGWPEIIALLVVVMILFGAKKLPDLMKGLGSGIKEFKKATREETPE
- a CDS encoding twin-arginine translocase TatA/TatE family subunit is translated as MLGWPEIIGILVVVLVLFGAKKIPELAKGLGSGIKEFKKATREVQDDLQRAIEEEPPPPPKRTLPPAETVSKSTSADHPGEQPKV
- a CDS encoding twin-arginine translocase subunit TatC; translated protein: MDSERDEVSPSQLDEYAEEEGGGPIKSFLEHLEDLRWTLIKCLVTILISMLVCMIGSNYLTAILEFPLNHPLGVMAKKPNTELIPLHLGTNQVGVLPASVLGITNNTGSNRVASLNLVPSLIGSNWLLTLQPDVVPFVPSTAPRLKMFGPMAPVMVMLKLALFGGLILSAPLVILFVGQFVLPALHVHEKKILYQAVGFGAGLFILGVLFAYFVVTGVALMASVDIAVWMGFAADEWRAEDYISFVTKFLLGMGICFEIPVVILVLVKIGLLDYKKLSNFRAYAFVINLVIGAVVTPSGDPFTMLLFAAPLHLLYEISVIIAWFWARGDAKKALRETRA